In one Pseudomonas sp. SCA2728.1_7 genomic region, the following are encoded:
- a CDS encoding histone deacetylase family protein, with product MLTIYSDDHHLHHGRCELIDGQLKPCFEMPSRADHVLQRVKNQNLGPVEAPKDFGLQPIARIHSQDYLDFFKGAWARWTEFNTDGDLLPYTWPARTLRAIKPTSLHGQLGYYSFDGGAPITAGTWQAAYSAAQVALTAQAHIQRGARSAFALCRPPGHHAASDLMGGYCYLNNAAIAAQAFLDQGHKKVAILDVDYHHGNGTQSIFYERSDVLFTSIHGHPEAEFPFFLGYDDERGEGAGEGFNFNYPLPAGSGWDVWSAALDQACDEIDRYGADVIVVSLGVDTFKDDPISQFKLDSPDYLAMGKRIAALGKPTLFVMEGGYAVEEIGINAVNVLEGFEQ from the coding sequence ATGCTGACGATCTACTCGGACGATCACCACCTGCACCATGGCCGCTGCGAACTCATCGATGGCCAGCTCAAACCGTGCTTCGAGATGCCGTCGCGCGCCGACCATGTGCTGCAACGCGTGAAAAACCAGAACCTCGGCCCGGTCGAGGCACCGAAGGATTTCGGTCTGCAGCCGATCGCCCGTATCCACAGCCAAGACTATCTCGACTTTTTCAAAGGCGCGTGGGCGCGCTGGACTGAATTCAACACCGACGGCGACTTGCTGCCATACACTTGGCCGGCGCGCACCCTGCGGGCAATCAAACCGACCAGCCTGCACGGCCAGCTCGGCTATTACAGCTTCGACGGCGGTGCACCGATCACCGCCGGCACCTGGCAAGCGGCCTACAGCGCGGCGCAAGTTGCCCTGACCGCACAAGCGCACATCCAGCGTGGCGCGCGCAGTGCCTTCGCCCTGTGCCGTCCGCCGGGACACCACGCCGCCAGCGATTTGATGGGCGGTTATTGCTACCTCAACAATGCCGCCATCGCCGCCCAGGCGTTCCTCGATCAGGGCCACAAGAAGGTCGCGATCCTTGACGTCGACTATCACCACGGCAATGGCACCCAGTCGATTTTCTACGAGCGCAGCGACGTGCTGTTCACCTCGATCCACGGTCATCCGGAAGCGGAGTTCCCGTTCTTTCTCGGCTACGACGACGAGCGTGGCGAAGGCGCCGGTGAAGGTTTCAACTTCAATTATCCGCTGCCCGCCGGTTCCGGTTGGGACGTGTGGAGTGCAGCACTGGATCAGGCCTGCGACGAGATCGATCGCTACGGCGCCGACGTGATTGTCGTGTCGCTCGGCGTCGACACGTTCAAGGACGATCCGATCTCGCAGTTCAAACTCGACAGTCCGGATTATCTGGCGATGGGCAAGCGTATTGCCGCCCTCGGCAAACCGACGCTGTTCGTCATGGAAGGTGGCTACGCCGTGGAAGAAATCGGCATCAATGCGGTGAACGTGCTCGAAGGGTTCGAGCAATAA
- a CDS encoding AraC family transcriptional regulator, giving the protein MLHSHLTTLNAVSLILNTFKAEGLSSEALLAGSGISAADLSRADTRITTNQEMQVCANAVALKHDIGLELGRRMHVSCYGILGYALLTCATFGDALRLAIRYPALLGTLFELSLEDDGERVWFVAADYRESPAMAVFNAEFCLVSLKVICDDLLGHPLPLLATRFEHAAPDYRDSYAEHFDSPLHFAAKDNAFAFDRHWLDQPLPLADAITHQAMAERCRKQNLEFTGRQAWLGRIRQLLSAQLNAAPGLEGLAQQMKCSPRTLRRHLKDMGSSYQELLDELRFERAKQMLCEDQLPIYRIAETLGFSETASFRHAFVRWSGVAPSQFRPH; this is encoded by the coding sequence ATGCTCCACTCCCACCTCACCACCCTCAACGCCGTCTCGCTGATCCTCAACACCTTCAAAGCCGAAGGCCTGTCGAGCGAGGCGCTGCTGGCTGGAAGCGGCATCAGTGCGGCGGATCTCAGCCGGGCCGACACGCGCATCACCACCAATCAGGAGATGCAGGTCTGCGCCAACGCGGTAGCGCTCAAGCATGACATTGGTTTGGAGCTGGGCCGGCGCATGCATGTTTCTTGCTACGGCATCCTCGGGTACGCACTGCTCACCTGTGCCACCTTCGGTGACGCTCTACGCCTGGCGATCCGGTATCCGGCGCTGTTGGGAACACTTTTCGAACTGAGCCTGGAAGACGATGGCGAGCGCGTCTGGTTCGTCGCTGCCGATTATCGCGAGAGCCCGGCGATGGCGGTGTTCAATGCCGAGTTCTGCCTGGTGTCGCTGAAGGTCATTTGCGATGACCTGCTCGGGCATCCACTGCCCTTGCTCGCCACGCGCTTCGAACACGCCGCGCCGGACTATCGCGACAGCTATGCCGAGCACTTCGACAGCCCGTTGCACTTCGCTGCGAAGGACAACGCCTTCGCCTTCGACCGTCACTGGCTCGATCAACCGCTGCCGCTGGCCGATGCCATCACCCATCAAGCCATGGCCGAGCGATGCCGCAAGCAGAACCTTGAGTTCACCGGGCGTCAGGCGTGGCTGGGGCGGATTCGGCAGCTGCTCAGCGCGCAATTGAACGCCGCGCCAGGGCTGGAGGGTTTGGCACAACAGATGAAGTGCTCGCCGCGCACCCTGCGCCGCCATCTCAAGGACATGGGCAGCAGCTATCAGGAACTGCTCGACGAACTGCGCTTCGAGCGAGCCAAGCAGATGTTGTGTGAGGATCAATTGCCGATCTATCGCATTGCCGAAACTCTTGGCTTCAGTGAAACTGCCAGCTTCCGCCATGCGTTTGTACGCTGGAGCGGCGTGGCGCCGAGTCAGTTCCGCCCACATTGA
- a CDS encoding asparaginase, which yields MNSSTYPAAQHVMVLYTGGTIGMQASANGLAPASGFEARMRDYLHSQPELVVPQWQFREMSPLIDSANMTPAYWQQLREAVVDAVDVQGCDSVLILHGTDTLAYSAAAMSFQLLGLHARVCFTGSMLPAGVTDSDAWENLGGALVALGQGLAPGVHLYFHGELLAPTRCAKVRSFGRHPFKRLERQGGGVKAPSIPVSLNYNQPKQLAKVAVLPLFPGISAEVLDGLLDSGIQGLVLECYGSGTGPSDNPEFLASLGRARDNGVVVVAVTQCHEGGVELDVYEAGSRLRGVGVLSGGGMTREAAFGKLHGLLGAGLETAEVRRLIELDLCGELL from the coding sequence ATGAATTCGTCGACCTACCCCGCCGCCCAGCACGTCATGGTGCTCTACACCGGTGGCACCATCGGTATGCAGGCCAGCGCCAATGGCCTGGCCCCGGCGTCCGGTTTCGAAGCGCGGATGCGCGACTACCTGCACAGCCAGCCTGAACTCGTCGTGCCGCAGTGGCAGTTCCGGGAAATGTCGCCTCTGATCGACAGCGCCAACATGACCCCGGCCTACTGGCAGCAACTGCGTGAAGCGGTGGTCGATGCCGTGGATGTGCAGGGTTGCGACAGCGTGCTGATCCTGCACGGCACCGACACGCTGGCCTATAGCGCGGCGGCGATGAGTTTCCAGTTGCTCGGCCTGCATGCGCGGGTTTGCTTCACCGGTTCGATGCTGCCGGCCGGTGTTACCGACAGCGATGCCTGGGAAAACCTCGGCGGCGCACTGGTTGCCCTCGGCCAAGGTCTGGCGCCGGGCGTGCATCTGTACTTCCACGGCGAACTGCTGGCGCCGACCCGTTGCGCGAAAGTGCGCAGTTTTGGCCGTCATCCGTTCAAGCGTCTGGAGCGTCAGGGCGGCGGTGTCAAAGCTCCTTCGATTCCAGTGTCGTTGAACTACAACCAGCCGAAGCAACTGGCCAAGGTTGCGGTGTTGCCACTGTTCCCGGGCATCAGCGCTGAAGTGCTCGACGGCCTCCTCGACAGCGGCATTCAAGGTCTGGTGCTGGAGTGCTACGGCAGCGGTACAGGGCCGAGCGACAACCCTGAGTTTCTGGCAAGCCTTGGCCGTGCGCGGGACAACGGCGTAGTCGTGGTTGCTGTGACGCAATGCCATGAGGGTGGCGTTGAGCTGGATGTTTACGAGGCTGGCAGCCGACTGCGCGGCGTTGGCGTGCTGTCCGGCGGAGGCATGACTCGCGAGGCGGCATTCGGCAAGTTGCACGGGTTGCTCGGTGCGGGGCTGGAAACCGCGGAAGTGCGTCGGCTGATCGAACTGGATTTGTGTGGTGAGTTGCTCTGA
- a CDS encoding alanine/glycine:cation symporter family protein: MLEVINDFLSGKVLIVLIVGLGSYFTIRSRFVQLRHFFHMFAVFRDSLKGSAGQLSSFQALMLSLAGRVGAGNIAGVGIAVTLGGPGAVFWMWVTALVGMSSSFFECTLAQVYKRADGDGLYRGGPAYYIQHGLKLKGMAVVFSVLLLVTYGFAFIGLQSYTVTHSLQNAFEFNPQHTGIVLAVLLAITFLGGIKRIASVSDLLVPIKTLAYIGVTLYVIGTQIEHVPAMLETIFKSAFGLDPAFGGLLGSAIVMGVKRGVFANEAGLGSAPNVAAVAAVKHPGAQGVVQAFSVFLDTFVICTCTALLILLSGFYTPGFEGDGIVLTQNSLAAVVGDWGRMFVSVALSLFVFTCILYNYYLGENSLQFLTRNRAALMIFRGLVLALVVWGSMQDLSTVFAFADITMTCLAFVNLVALAMLFKVGMRVMRDYDGQRRAGVKQPVFDSSKFADLDLDLKAWPTNPSVAAGKTEAEPQGVPAAQR; the protein is encoded by the coding sequence ATGCTCGAAGTCATTAACGACTTCCTCTCAGGGAAAGTACTGATCGTGCTCATTGTCGGGCTCGGTAGCTACTTCACGATTCGCTCGCGTTTCGTTCAATTGCGTCACTTCTTCCACATGTTCGCGGTGTTCCGCGACAGCCTCAAGGGCAGCGCCGGGCAACTCAGCTCGTTCCAGGCCCTGATGCTCAGCCTTGCCGGCCGTGTCGGTGCAGGCAACATCGCCGGTGTCGGCATTGCTGTGACCCTGGGTGGTCCAGGTGCGGTGTTCTGGATGTGGGTAACCGCACTGGTCGGCATGTCCAGCAGCTTCTTTGAATGTACCCTGGCCCAAGTCTACAAGCGCGCCGATGGCGACGGCTTGTACCGTGGCGGCCCGGCCTACTACATCCAGCACGGCCTTAAGCTCAAAGGTATGGCTGTGGTGTTCTCGGTCCTGCTGCTGGTCACCTACGGCTTCGCCTTCATTGGCCTGCAGTCCTACACCGTGACCCACTCGCTGCAGAACGCCTTTGAATTCAACCCACAACACACCGGTATCGTCCTAGCAGTGCTGCTAGCCATCACCTTCCTCGGCGGCATCAAGCGCATCGCCTCGGTGTCCGACCTGCTGGTGCCGATCAAGACCCTGGCCTATATCGGCGTGACCCTGTACGTGATCGGTACTCAGATCGAACACGTGCCAGCCATGCTGGAAACCATCTTCAAGAGCGCCTTCGGCCTCGACCCGGCCTTTGGCGGCCTGCTCGGCAGCGCCATCGTCATGGGCGTGAAGCGTGGCGTGTTCGCCAACGAAGCGGGCCTCGGCAGTGCGCCGAACGTCGCCGCCGTGGCCGCCGTGAAGCACCCGGGCGCTCAGGGCGTGGTTCAGGCTTTCAGCGTGTTCCTCGACACTTTCGTGATCTGCACCTGCACCGCGCTGCTGATCCTGCTGTCGGGCTTCTACACCCCGGGCTTCGAAGGTGACGGCATCGTCCTGACCCAGAACTCGCTGGCCGCTGTGGTCGGTGACTGGGGTCGCATGTTCGTCAGCGTCGCGCTGTCACTGTTCGTCTTCACCTGCATCCTCTACAACTACTACCTGGGCGAAAACAGCCTGCAGTTCCTCACCCGCAACCGCGCCGCGCTGATGATTTTCCGCGGCCTGGTGCTGGCGCTGGTGGTCTGGGGTTCGATGCAGGACCTGTCGACCGTGTTCGCCTTCGCCGACATCACCATGACCTGCCTGGCCTTCGTCAACCTGGTGGCCCTGGCCATGCTGTTCAAGGTCGGCATGCGTGTGATGCGCGACTACGACGGGCAGCGCCGCGCCGGCGTCAAGCAGCCAGTGTTCGACTCGAGCAAATTTGCCGATCTGGACCTCGACCTGAAAGCCTGGCCGACCAATCCGTCTGTCGCTGCCGGCAAGACCGAAGCCGAGCCGCAAGGCGTACCTGCAGCGCAACGCTGA
- the aspA gene encoding aspartate ammonia-lyase — protein MSSAASFRTENDLLGALEVPAQAYYGIQTLRAVNNFRLSGVPISHYPKLVVGLAMVKQAAADANRELGHLSEAKHAAISEACARLIRGDFHEEFVVDMIQGGAGTSTNMNANEVIANIALEAMGHQKGEYQYLHPNDDVNMAQSTNDAYPTAIRLGLLLGHDTLLASLDSLIQAFAAKGKEFDHVLKMGRTQLQDAVPMTLGQEFRAFATTMGEDLARLKTLAPELLTEVNLGGTAIGTGINADPRYQALAVQRLALISGQPLVPAADLIEATSDMGAFVLFSGMLKRTAVKLSKICNDLRLLSSGPRTGINEINLPARQPGSSIMPGKVNPVIPEAVNQVAFQVIGNDLALTMAAEGGQLQLNVMEPLIAFKIFDSIRLLQRAMDMLREHCIVGITANEARCRELVEHSIGLVTALNPYIGYKNATRIAGLALESGRGVLELVREEGLLDEAMLADILRPENMIAPRLVPLKG, from the coding sequence ATGTCCTCCGCTGCATCTTTCCGCACAGAAAACGACCTGCTTGGCGCCCTCGAAGTACCGGCTCAAGCGTATTACGGCATCCAGACCCTGCGAGCGGTGAACAACTTCCGTCTCTCCGGCGTTCCGATTTCGCATTACCCGAAACTGGTTGTCGGCCTGGCAATGGTCAAACAGGCCGCTGCTGACGCCAACCGCGAGTTGGGTCACCTGAGCGAAGCCAAGCACGCTGCCATCAGCGAAGCCTGTGCCCGATTGATCCGCGGTGATTTCCACGAAGAATTCGTGGTCGACATGATTCAAGGTGGCGCCGGTACTTCCACCAACATGAACGCCAACGAAGTGATCGCCAACATTGCGCTCGAAGCAATGGGTCACCAGAAAGGCGAGTACCAGTACCTGCACCCGAACGACGACGTCAACATGGCGCAGTCGACCAACGACGCTTACCCAACAGCGATCCGTCTGGGTCTGCTACTCGGTCACGACACCCTGCTGGCCAGCCTCGACAGCCTGATTCAGGCGTTCGCGGCCAAGGGCAAAGAATTCGATCACGTCCTGAAAATGGGCCGTACCCAACTGCAAGACGCCGTGCCGATGACCCTCGGCCAGGAATTCCGTGCCTTCGCCACCACCATGGGCGAGGACCTGGCCCGTCTGAAGACGCTGGCCCCGGAACTGCTGACTGAAGTGAACCTGGGCGGCACCGCGATCGGTACCGGCATCAACGCCGACCCGCGTTATCAAGCGCTGGCGGTACAGCGTCTGGCCCTGATCAGCGGTCAACCGCTGGTTCCGGCGGCCGACCTGATCGAAGCGACTTCCGACATGGGCGCCTTCGTGCTGTTCTCCGGCATGCTCAAGCGCACCGCGGTGAAGCTGTCGAAGATCTGCAACGACCTGCGCCTGCTGTCCAGCGGCCCACGCACCGGCATCAACGAAATCAACCTGCCAGCGCGTCAGCCAGGCAGCTCGATCATGCCCGGCAAGGTCAACCCGGTGATTCCGGAAGCTGTGAACCAGGTTGCATTCCAGGTCATCGGTAACGATCTGGCGCTGACCATGGCAGCCGAAGGCGGCCAACTGCAGTTGAACGTGATGGAGCCGCTGATCGCTTTCAAGATCTTCGACTCGATCCGCCTGCTGCAACGGGCCATGGACATGCTGCGTGAGCACTGCATCGTCGGCATCACCGCCAACGAAGCGCGCTGCCGCGAACTGGTCGAACACTCGATCGGTCTGGTCACCGCACTGAACCCGTACATCGGCTACAAAAACGCCACCCGTATCGCCGGCCTCGCCCTTGAAAGCGGCCGCGGCGTGCTGGAACTGGTGCGCGAAGAAGGTCTGCTCGACGAAGCCATGCTCGCCGACATCCTGCGCCCGGAAAACATGATTGCTCCACGTCTGGTTCCGCTGAAAGGCTGA
- a CDS encoding LysR substrate-binding domain-containing protein gives MNLESKWLEDFSALAATRSFSQAAERRFVTQPAFSRRIRSLEAALGLTLVNRSRTPIELTAAGQLFLVTARTVVEQLGEVLRHLHHLEGGQGEVMQVAAAHSLALGFFPRWIAQLRNEGLNIATRLVATNVGDAVHALREGGCDLMLAFYDPDAAMQMDPEIFPSLHLGQTEMLPVCAADADGKPLFDLEGEASVPLLAYSAGAFLGRSVNGLLRQRQLRFTTIYETAMADSLKSMALEGLGIAWVPQLSVRAELARGELVVCGGPQWHVPLEIRLYRCALVRKANVRLLWRKLEGGAAQAS, from the coding sequence ATGAATCTGGAAAGCAAATGGCTCGAGGACTTCAGTGCTCTGGCCGCCACCCGCAGCTTCTCGCAAGCGGCCGAACGGCGCTTCGTGACCCAGCCGGCGTTCAGTCGGCGGATCCGCAGTCTCGAGGCGGCGCTGGGGCTGACCCTGGTCAATCGCTCGCGCACACCGATCGAACTGACGGCAGCGGGGCAATTGTTTCTGGTGACCGCGCGCACGGTGGTTGAACAGCTCGGTGAAGTGCTGCGCCATCTGCATCATCTGGAGGGCGGGCAGGGCGAAGTGATGCAGGTTGCCGCGGCTCACTCGCTGGCGCTGGGTTTCTTCCCGCGCTGGATTGCACAACTGCGTAATGAAGGCTTGAACATCGCCACGCGCTTGGTCGCGACCAACGTCGGCGACGCGGTGCATGCATTGCGTGAAGGTGGCTGCGACTTGATGCTGGCGTTCTATGACCCGGACGCGGCGATGCAGATGGATCCGGAGATTTTCCCCTCGTTGCATTTGGGCCAGACCGAGATGCTGCCGGTGTGCGCGGCGGATGCTGATGGCAAGCCGTTGTTCGATCTGGAAGGGGAGGCGAGCGTGCCGTTGCTGGCCTATAGCGCCGGGGCGTTTCTTGGTCGCTCGGTGAATGGTTTGTTGCGTCAGCGGCAGCTGCGCTTCACCACTATCTACGAAACCGCGATGGCTGACAGCCTGAAGAGCATGGCGCTGGAAGGGCTTGGAATTGCGTGGGTGCCGCAACTGAGCGTGCGTGCTGAACTGGCGCGTGGCGAACTGGTGGTCTGCGGCGGCCCGCAATGGCACGTGCCACTGGAGATTCGCCTGTATCGCTGCGCCTTGGTGCGTAAAGCCAACGTGCGCCTGCTGTGGCGCAAGCTCGAGGGCGGCGCTGCACAAGCTTCCTGA
- the purE gene encoding 5-(carboxyamino)imidazole ribonucleotide mutase, with protein sequence MSALVGVIMGSKSDWSTLSHTADMLEKLGIPYEVKVVSAHRTPDLLFQYAEEAESRGIEVIIAGAGGAAHLPGMCAAKTHLPVLGVPVQSAMLSGVDSLLSIVQMPAGIPVATLAIGKAGAINAALLSASILGAKHPQFHAVLKTFRAEQTDSVLDNPDPRIA encoded by the coding sequence ATGAGTGCACTGGTTGGCGTGATCATGGGCTCCAAGTCCGATTGGTCCACCCTTAGCCACACCGCCGATATGCTGGAAAAGCTCGGCATCCCGTACGAGGTCAAAGTGGTCTCTGCCCACCGCACCCCGGATTTGCTGTTCCAGTACGCCGAAGAGGCTGAAAGCCGCGGCATCGAGGTGATTATCGCCGGTGCCGGTGGCGCAGCCCACTTGCCAGGCATGTGTGCGGCCAAGACCCACCTGCCGGTGCTGGGCGTGCCAGTGCAGTCGGCCATGCTCTCGGGCGTCGACTCGCTGCTGTCGATCGTGCAGATGCCAGCGGGCATTCCGGTCGCCACCCTCGCTATCGGCAAGGCTGGCGCGATCAACGCCGCGCTGCTCTCGGCGAGCATCCTCGGCGCCAAGCATCCACAGTTCCACGCGGTACTGAAAACCTTCCGTGCTGAGCAGACAGACAGCGTCCTGGACAATCCAGACCCACGTATTGCCTGA
- a CDS encoding 5-(carboxyamino)imidazole ribonucleotide synthase translates to MKIGVIGGGQLGRMLALAGTPLGMNFAFLDPAPDACAAALGEHLRADYGDQDHLRQLADEVDLVTFEFESVPAETVAFLSQFVPVYPSAEALRIARDRWFEKSMFKDLGIPTPAFADIQSQADLDAAVASIGLPAVLKTRTLGYDGKGQKVLRKPEDVVGTFAELGSVSCLLEGFVPFTGEVSLIAVRARDGETKFYPLVHNTHDSGILKLSVASTDHPLQALAEDYSSRVLKQLDYVGVMAFEFFEVDGGLKANEIAPRVHNSGHWTTEGAECSQFENHLRAVAGLPLGSTAKVGESAMLNFIGVVPPVEKVIAIEDCHLHHYGKAFKAGRKVGHANLRCADMATLQAQIVKVEALIGE, encoded by the coding sequence ATGAAGATCGGTGTAATCGGTGGCGGCCAGTTGGGTCGCATGTTGGCCCTGGCGGGCACCCCGCTGGGCATGAACTTCGCTTTCCTCGACCCTGCGCCGGACGCTTGTGCCGCGGCGCTGGGCGAACACCTGCGGGCCGATTACGGCGATCAGGATCATCTGCGCCAACTGGCCGATGAAGTCGATCTGGTGACCTTCGAGTTCGAAAGCGTCCCGGCTGAAACCGTGGCATTCCTCTCGCAGTTTGTACCGGTTTATCCGAGCGCCGAAGCCCTGCGCATCGCTCGCGACCGCTGGTTCGAAAAGAGCATGTTCAAGGACCTGGGCATTCCGACCCCGGCCTTCGCCGACATTCAATCGCAAGCCGATCTGGATGCCGCCGTCGCTTCGATCGGTCTGCCGGCCGTACTGAAAACCCGCACCCTGGGTTATGACGGCAAAGGTCAGAAAGTCCTGCGCAAGCCGGAAGACGTGGTCGGCACCTTCGCCGAACTGGGCAGTGTGTCCTGTCTGCTGGAAGGCTTTGTGCCGTTCACCGGCGAAGTCTCGCTGATCGCCGTGCGTGCTCGCGATGGCGAAACCAAGTTCTATCCGCTGGTACACAACACCCACGACAGCGGCATCCTCAAACTGTCGGTCGCCAGCACCGATCACCCGTTGCAGGCGTTGGCCGAAGATTACTCGAGCCGTGTGCTCAAGCAGCTCGACTATGTGGGTGTGATGGCGTTCGAGTTCTTTGAAGTCGACGGTGGCCTCAAGGCCAACGAAATCGCCCCGCGCGTGCACAACTCCGGGCATTGGACTACCGAAGGTGCCGAGTGCAGCCAGTTCGAAAACCACCTGCGCGCCGTTGCCGGCCTGCCGCTGGGTTCGACGGCCAAGGTCGGCGAGAGTGCGATGCTCAACTTCATCGGCGTTGTTCCACCGGTTGAGAAAGTCATCGCCATCGAAGATTGCCATCTGCATCACTACGGCAAAGCCTTCAAGGCCGGGCGCAAGGTCGGCCACGCCAACCTGCGTTGCGCCGACATGGCCACGCTGCAGGCGCAGATCGTCAAGGTCGAAGCGCTGATCGGCGAGTAA
- a CDS encoding GlsB/YeaQ/YmgE family stress response membrane protein gives MGIIGTIFIGLIVGLLARFLKPGDDSMGWIMTILLGIGGSLAATYGGQALGIYHAGEGAGFIGALVGAIVLLVIYGLIKKN, from the coding sequence ATGGGAATTATCGGAACCATCTTTATCGGCTTGATCGTCGGCCTGCTGGCGCGGTTCCTGAAACCGGGCGATGACAGCATGGGCTGGATCATGACCATCCTGCTCGGTATCGGCGGTTCGCTGGCAGCCACTTACGGCGGCCAGGCCCTGGGCATCTATCACGCGGGCGAGGGCGCAGGCTTCATCGGCGCACTGGTCGGCGCGATCGTGTTGCTGGTGATCTACGGCCTGATCAAAAAGAACTGA
- a CDS encoding DUF3299 domain-containing protein, which translates to MRRLLLTLLFLGSGLAHAGELPETDWLELMPKSDQKALEAMPEIDHNSPEATGTFTEKGGMKQAKGLPAVMYSTKTVASMNDKHIRIGGYPVPLESDAKGRSTLFFLVPYPGACIHVPPPPPNQLVLVRYPKGLKLDDIYTPLWVTGTLKVEKVSNDLADAAYALEADKVRVVQESDL; encoded by the coding sequence ATGCGCCGTCTTCTGTTGACTCTCCTTTTCCTGGGCAGCGGTTTGGCCCACGCCGGCGAACTGCCGGAAACCGACTGGCTCGAACTGATGCCCAAGTCGGATCAAAAGGCCCTCGAGGCCATGCCTGAAATCGACCACAACTCCCCGGAAGCCACCGGCACCTTCACCGAGAAGGGCGGGATGAAGCAGGCCAAAGGTCTGCCGGCGGTGATGTATTCGACCAAAACCGTGGCGTCGATGAACGACAAGCACATCCGCATCGGTGGTTATCCGGTGCCGCTGGAGTCCGACGCCAAGGGCCGCAGCACGCTGTTCTTCCTCGTGCCGTACCCGGGCGCTTGCATCCACGTGCCGCCACCGCCGCCGAATCAACTGGTGCTGGTGCGGTATCCGAAAGGTTTGAAACTGGACGATATCTACACGCCGCTGTGGGTGACCGGCACGCTGAAGGTCGAAAAGGTCAGCAATGATCTGGCTGACGCGGCGTATGCGCTGGAAGCGGACAAGGTGCGGGTGGTGCAGGAGTCCGATCTCTAA
- a CDS encoding D-hexose-6-phosphate mutarotase codes for MNTPNVEAVKLDELNCWRIRHGQAEVLVAQQGAHILSYQIDGQPPIIWLNDKADFKTGKSIRAGVPVCWPWFGKFERNPQSVQAMYTGEQPAPAHGLVRAMDWELGGIESEADGVKVEFKLPYPDGGLPGWPHEVDLTLTLHLSEQLSFSLTSHNRGSDSVSLSQALHTYFAVSDVRNVQVDGVDGLNYIETLDDWKTNSQQGDLHFAGETDRIYLDAPPQLSIVDPTWERRIVLTATGSRTAVIWNPWIDRAAALADMDNDGWQRMLCIETANVMDDVVTLAAGASHTMGVSVVSKPL; via the coding sequence ATGAACACGCCCAACGTTGAAGCGGTGAAACTGGATGAACTGAACTGCTGGCGCATCCGCCACGGTCAGGCCGAAGTGCTGGTGGCCCAGCAAGGCGCGCACATCCTCAGTTATCAGATCGATGGGCAACCGCCGATCATCTGGCTCAACGACAAGGCCGACTTCAAGACGGGCAAAAGCATTCGCGCCGGCGTGCCGGTGTGCTGGCCGTGGTTCGGCAAGTTCGAGCGCAACCCGCAGAGCGTGCAGGCCATGTACACCGGTGAGCAACCGGCACCCGCGCACGGTCTGGTGCGGGCGATGGATTGGGAGTTGGGCGGCATCGAATCAGAGGCTGACGGTGTCAAGGTCGAGTTCAAGCTGCCCTACCCTGACGGTGGCCTGCCGGGCTGGCCGCACGAAGTCGATCTGACCCTGACCCTGCATTTGTCCGAGCAACTGAGCTTCAGCCTGACCAGCCACAACCGTGGCAGTGACAGCGTCAGCCTGAGTCAGGCGCTGCACACGTATTTCGCGGTCAGTGATGTGCGCAATGTGCAGGTCGACGGTGTCGATGGTTTGAATTACATCGAGACGCTGGATGACTGGAAAACCAACAGTCAGCAAGGCGATCTGCATTTTGCCGGCGAAACCGACCGCATCTACCTCGACGCTCCGCCGCAGTTGAGCATTGTCGACCCGACCTGGGAAAGACGCATTGTGCTGACGGCTACCGGTTCACGCACGGCGGTGATCTGGAACCCGTGGATTGACCGAGCTGCAGCGCTGGCCGACATGGATAACGATGGTTGGCAGCGCATGTTGTGCATCGAGACGGCGAATGTGATGGATGACGTGGTTACGCTGGCGGCGGGTGCGAGCCATACCATGGGCGTGAGTGTCGTCAGCAAGCCGCTCTAA
- a CDS encoding acyl-CoA thioesterase, producing the protein MIELEQEDPIPQGDLALQITALPRETNGFGDIFGGWLVAQMDLAGTAMASRVAGGRVATVAIDRMAFLVPVAVGAQLSFYTQTLEIGRSSIQMMVEVWSDDPLSSEWRKVTEAVFVFVAIDGSGRTRSVPPRAR; encoded by the coding sequence ATGATAGAGCTCGAACAAGAAGATCCGATCCCGCAAGGCGACCTGGCCCTGCAAATCACCGCACTTCCACGCGAAACCAATGGCTTTGGCGATATTTTCGGCGGCTGGCTGGTAGCGCAGATGGATTTGGCCGGCACCGCAATGGCCAGCCGTGTCGCTGGCGGTCGCGTCGCCACGGTTGCCATCGATCGCATGGCGTTCCTCGTGCCAGTGGCTGTCGGCGCACAATTGTCCTTCTATACCCAGACCCTGGAAATCGGCCGCAGCTCGATCCAGATGATGGTCGAAGTGTGGAGCGACGACCCGCTGTCCAGCGAGTGGCGTAAAGTGACCGAAGCGGTCTTCGTCTTCGTCGCCATCGACGGCAGCGGCCGCACTCGCTCGGTTCCACCACGCGCGCGTTAA